In Carassius gibelio isolate Cgi1373 ecotype wild population from Czech Republic chromosome B4, carGib1.2-hapl.c, whole genome shotgun sequence, one DNA window encodes the following:
- the LOC127956817 gene encoding interferon-related developmental regulator 1-like isoform X2 yields the protein MESRKWGQQGNVQPFSDEDASIETLSHCSSLSEGTSAAEEAGEAEEMAQEDFQYKLKVYIDSTVDKSAKTRQGALDGLKTAMATKILYEFICERRMTITDSIERCLKKGKGVEQCAAASLACLLCIQLGSGIESEEVFKTLKPVFKTILNDGAANIQARQACATSLGLCTLVAEDDIMDVYATMESFESLFTHSYVREDGSRPSVNPQTTQLHTNALLSWALLLTICTGSHIRAIAQKHLSKLPRLLENEDVNMRIAAGETISLLFELIRDVDPEFDYDGLEPLCEKLNALATDCNKHRAKTDKRKQRSVFRDVLKAVEEGDFQSETIRFGTERMVIDSWVRKRTYDAFTEFVGSGMNYHLQANEFIRDVFELGPPMFIDSAALKAMKSSRLERHLYNAAAFKARTKARNKFRDKRVDVGEF from the exons ATGGAAAGTAGAAAAT GGGGACAACAGGGGAATGTCCAGCCGTTCAGTGATGAAGATGCATCTATTGAGACCCTCAGTCACTGCAGCAGCCTCAGTGAAGGAACCAGTGCAGCAGAGGAAG CTGGTGAAGCTGAAGAAATGGCTCAAGAGGACTTCCAGTACAAACTGAAGGTGTACATCGACAGCACCGTGGATAAGAG TGCCAAGACCAGACAAGGTGCCCTTGATGGACTAAAGACTGCCATGGCAACCAAAATCCTCTACGAATTCATTTGTGAGAGAAGGATGACCATCACAGACAGCATTGAGCGCTGCTTGAAGAAAG GTAAAGGAGTGGAGCAGTGTGCCGCAGCCTCGTTGGCGTGTCTCTTGTGCATCCAGCTGGGGTCTGGGATTGAGAGCGAAGAGGTTTTTAAGACCCTTAAACCCGTATTTAAGACCATCCTCAACGATGGAGCAGCTAACATTCAAGCCAGACAAGCT TGTGCAACAAGTCTAGGCCTTTGCACTCTTGTAGCAGAAGATGATATCATG GATGTGTATGCCACTATGGAGTCTTTTGAGAGCCTCTTCACTCATTCGTACGTCCGAGAAGATGGAAGCAGACCTTCTGTGAATCCTCAAACCACACAGCTCCACACAAACGCTCTCCTGTCCTGGGCCCTGCTGCTTACCATCTGCACTGGCAGCCACATCAGAGCCATTGCGCAAAA ACATCTGTCTAAACTTCCACGTCTGCTGGAGAATGAGGATGTCAACATGAGGATTGCTGCCGGCGAGACAATCTCCCTCCTGTTTGAGCTCATCAGAGATGTTGACCCT GAGTTTGATTATGATGGCTTGGAGCCGTTGTGTGAGAAGCTGAACGCTTTAGCCACTGACTGCAACAAACACCGAGCAAAGACCGATAAGAGGAAGCAAAGGTCTGTCTTCAGAGATGTCCTCAAGGCCGTAGAG GAAGGGGATTTTCAGAGCGAGACAATCCGCTTCGGCACAGAGCGAATGGTCATTGACAGCTGGGTGAGGAAGAGGACTTATGATGCCTTCACAGAGTTTGTTGGCTCTGGGATGAACTACCATCTCCAG gcGAACGAGTTCATCAGGGACGTGTTTGAACTGGGACCACCGATGTTTATCGATTCTGCAGCTCTGAAAGCCATGAAGAGCTCCAGACTGGAGAGG CACCTCTAcaatgcagctgcatttaaagCTCGAACCAAGGCCAGGAACAAGTTTCGGGACAAAAGGGTGGATGTTGGGGAGTTTTAA
- the LOC127956817 gene encoding interferon-related developmental regulator 1-like isoform X1, with product MPRTKKRSGRGGQQGNVQPFSDEDASIETLSHCSSLSEGTSAAEEAGEAEEMAQEDFQYKLKVYIDSTVDKSAKTRQGALDGLKTAMATKILYEFICERRMTITDSIERCLKKGKGVEQCAAASLACLLCIQLGSGIESEEVFKTLKPVFKTILNDGAANIQARQACATSLGLCTLVAEDDIMDVYATMESFESLFTHSYVREDGSRPSVNPQTTQLHTNALLSWALLLTICTGSHIRAIAQKHLSKLPRLLENEDVNMRIAAGETISLLFELIRDVDPEFDYDGLEPLCEKLNALATDCNKHRAKTDKRKQRSVFRDVLKAVEEGDFQSETIRFGTERMVIDSWVRKRTYDAFTEFVGSGMNYHLQANEFIRDVFELGPPMFIDSAALKAMKSSRLERHLYNAAAFKARTKARNKFRDKRVDVGEF from the exons ATGCCACGGACCAAGAAAAGGAGCGGCAGAG GGGGACAACAGGGGAATGTCCAGCCGTTCAGTGATGAAGATGCATCTATTGAGACCCTCAGTCACTGCAGCAGCCTCAGTGAAGGAACCAGTGCAGCAGAGGAAG CTGGTGAAGCTGAAGAAATGGCTCAAGAGGACTTCCAGTACAAACTGAAGGTGTACATCGACAGCACCGTGGATAAGAG TGCCAAGACCAGACAAGGTGCCCTTGATGGACTAAAGACTGCCATGGCAACCAAAATCCTCTACGAATTCATTTGTGAGAGAAGGATGACCATCACAGACAGCATTGAGCGCTGCTTGAAGAAAG GTAAAGGAGTGGAGCAGTGTGCCGCAGCCTCGTTGGCGTGTCTCTTGTGCATCCAGCTGGGGTCTGGGATTGAGAGCGAAGAGGTTTTTAAGACCCTTAAACCCGTATTTAAGACCATCCTCAACGATGGAGCAGCTAACATTCAAGCCAGACAAGCT TGTGCAACAAGTCTAGGCCTTTGCACTCTTGTAGCAGAAGATGATATCATG GATGTGTATGCCACTATGGAGTCTTTTGAGAGCCTCTTCACTCATTCGTACGTCCGAGAAGATGGAAGCAGACCTTCTGTGAATCCTCAAACCACACAGCTCCACACAAACGCTCTCCTGTCCTGGGCCCTGCTGCTTACCATCTGCACTGGCAGCCACATCAGAGCCATTGCGCAAAA ACATCTGTCTAAACTTCCACGTCTGCTGGAGAATGAGGATGTCAACATGAGGATTGCTGCCGGCGAGACAATCTCCCTCCTGTTTGAGCTCATCAGAGATGTTGACCCT GAGTTTGATTATGATGGCTTGGAGCCGTTGTGTGAGAAGCTGAACGCTTTAGCCACTGACTGCAACAAACACCGAGCAAAGACCGATAAGAGGAAGCAAAGGTCTGTCTTCAGAGATGTCCTCAAGGCCGTAGAG GAAGGGGATTTTCAGAGCGAGACAATCCGCTTCGGCACAGAGCGAATGGTCATTGACAGCTGGGTGAGGAAGAGGACTTATGATGCCTTCACAGAGTTTGTTGGCTCTGGGATGAACTACCATCTCCAG gcGAACGAGTTCATCAGGGACGTGTTTGAACTGGGACCACCGATGTTTATCGATTCTGCAGCTCTGAAAGCCATGAAGAGCTCCAGACTGGAGAGG CACCTCTAcaatgcagctgcatttaaagCTCGAACCAAGGCCAGGAACAAGTTTCGGGACAAAAGGGTGGATGTTGGGGAGTTTTAA